CTCCTAGCCGGTGTGGTACTTGAACGAGACTTTCACTTTGGCCCGATAGGCGACCACCTGACCTTGCTCGCCCAGTTGCAGGTCGAGGTCGGCGATCTCCGCGACGCGCAGGTCCTGCAGCGAATTCGATGCTGCGGCGACTGCGCTGGCTGCAGCTTCCTCCCACGATGTTGGGCTTGTTCCGACGAGCTCGATCACCTTGTACACGGCCATTTCTTCCTCCCGCGTCGACACGATGCCATTGTTACCCAAGTCCGTTCCCACGGGAAGGGGCAATGCTCAGAGATCGATGGCAGCCCGGTACACGTCCATGTACTCCCCGGCAGCGCGATCCCAAGACCAGTCTCGCTGCATGCCCCTGCGTTGCATGGCCCTCCAGATGCCGCGGCGGTGATCGTGGATACGGCGGGCACGTCGGATCGTCTTGGTCAGCTCCCGAGGGTCGAACAGGCGAAAGCCGAAACCTGTTGCCTCGTCCGGTACTTCGTCGATGTCGATGACCGTGTCGGCCAGACCCCCCGTCAGCCGAACGATCGGAAGACTGCCGTACCGCATCGCATACATCTGTCCGAGGCCGCAGGGTTCGAATCGTGATGGCATGACGTAGGCGTCGGAGCCGGCGAAGACGAGCCGGGAGAGCGACTCCTCATACGGGCTGTGCCAGACGGCCGTCGGGTGCCTGGCCGCCCATCCGTCCACTATCTCGTCGAGTTCTCCATTCCCTACGAGGATCAATCGGAACCCCTCATCGACGAGGCGATCGAGATCGTCGTCGAGGAGACCCAGGCCTTTCTGGTCGGTCATCCGGCCGACATTCCCGAGCAGGAAACCCTCGTCCAGACCTGCCGTGTCCAGGAGCGCCGACTTCGCTTCATCCCGTCCGCGCAGCCTCCAGGCGGTGAACGGCGCCGGCAAGGCGGCATCGGTGGACGGCGTCCAGCGGGAATCGTCGATCCCGTTGAGGATCCCACGCACCGGGTGATCGAGCCATCGGATCACCTCGCTCAGGCCTGCGGTCACCTCGAGGTCGGACGCGATCTGGGTTGCGAAAGAAGGGCTTACCGTGGTGACCCTGCTCGCGCCGACGAGGCCCGCCTTGAGATAGTTTGCCTGCCCGTACCACTCGAGCGATCCCCCCAGGCGACGGTGACGGGGATGAACGCCGAGGACGTCGGCGGATTCCTTCAGGGGGCCGAGCAGCGGGTATGAGGCGTTGTGCACGGTCAGGACGGAGGGTGTGTCGGTGAGGAGTGCCGCCGGAGCCGGTTGGCCATCGTGAACATGCAGAAGATCGAAACCTGCGGCGAGTTCTCCTACCAACCTTGCGAACCGTCCCCAGCGCCACCATTCGTCCTCGTATGTGGTCCCTGGCGTCGGACCGTAGATACCGTCTCGATCGAATGCCTCGGGGTCCTCGAGTGCCAGAACGCCGATCCCATCGATATCGATACGGCGCGCAGGCACCGGTTTCGAAACAGCCGTCCCTGCATCGGCCAGATGTCGATAACGAGGAATGACGACGGTGACGTCGACACCGAGACGCCGCAGCGCGCCGGCAAGGCCGGCAACGGCTTCTCCCAGGCCTCCCGTACGAGCCAGTGGGGTATATTCGGCTGCTGCGATGAGTATGTTCACGGTCTGGCCTCACGGTGATGCAGACGCTCACGTTAGTGGCCTTCGAAGAGGATCCGTTACCGTGAAGGCCACAAGAGGGAGGCATCGTTGCGATATCGGTTGTCAGGGGAATTCAGTGTCGATCCTGCAGAAATCACTCGCCTGACCGAAGAGACGCAGTTGCTGCTCGAGGGGATCGGTGACCATGACGAAGGGCATCTCGAGGGTTTCGTTCGGGACCGTCTCGTTGCCCGTTCGATCCTCGACAAGGGATTGACGAGACCTGCGGTGATCTTCGTCTGTGTTCACAATGCGGGTCGCAGCCAGATGTCGGCGGCGTGGGCGCGACACCTCGCAGGGGATCGGCTGGTCGTGTTCGCAGGCGGATCGAATCCAGGCAGTGAAGTCAATCCCCAGGCCGTCGAGGCGATGGCCGAGATCGGCATCGACATCTCCGAGGCGTTTCCGAAGCCGTTCACCGACGACATCGTCGAGGCGTCCGACGTCGTGGTGACGATGGGATGTGGAGATGCCTGTCCGTACTTCCCCGGGAAGCGATACATCGACTGGGAACTTCCCGACCCTCACGGGCAGTCCATCGAGGCCGTCAGGGCGGTACGTGACGAGATTGGGCGCAAGGTCAAGGCACTTCTGGAAGAAATGTTGGGTTCCGGGTCTTGAGGAATCCGAGCCGCGGCTGATGCGCGGTGTGTTCTGGTTGCTGCCTAACATCGGCGTATGCCCATCAACATCGACATCGCCTATGTGGCGCGGCTCGCCCGCA
This is a stretch of genomic DNA from Gammaproteobacteria bacterium. It encodes these proteins:
- a CDS encoding glycosyltransferase, giving the protein MNILIAAAEYTPLARTGGLGEAVAGLAGALRRLGVDVTVVIPRYRHLADAGTAVSKPVPARRIDIDGIGVLALEDPEAFDRDGIYGPTPGTTYEDEWWRWGRFARLVGELAAGFDLLHVHDGQPAPAALLTDTPSVLTVHNASYPLLGPLKESADVLGVHPRHRRLGGSLEWYGQANYLKAGLVGASRVTTVSPSFATQIASDLEVTAGLSEVIRWLDHPVRGILNGIDDSRWTPSTDAALPAPFTAWRLRGRDEAKSALLDTAGLDEGFLLGNVGRMTDQKGLGLLDDDLDRLVDEGFRLILVGNGELDEIVDGWAARHPTAVWHSPYEESLSRLVFAGSDAYVMPSRFEPCGLGQMYAMRYGSLPIVRLTGGLADTVIDIDEVPDEATGFGFRLFDPRELTKTIRRARRIHDHRRGIWRAMQRRGMQRDWSWDRAAGEYMDVYRAAIDL
- a CDS encoding heat-shock protein HtpX, whose product is MTRPAVIFVCVHNAGRSQMSAAWARHLAGDRLVVFAGGSNPGSEVNPQAVEAMAEIGIDISEAFPKPFTDDIVEASDVVVTMGCGDACPYFPGKRYIDWELPDPHGQSIEAVRAVRDEIGRKVKALLEEMLGSGS
- a CDS encoding transporter, whose product is MAVYKVIELVGTSPTSWEEAAASAVAAASNSLQDLRVAEIADLDLQLGEQGQVVAYRAKVKVSFKYHTG